In Anaerobaca lacustris, the sequence CAGCGAGCATGGCAATGGGCGTCAAGAGTGCTTTCATCGTTTCTCCTTTGTTGTCGCCGCGCTTCATTGCTTGCGTTCTCACGTGGTTGCTCTGCGTCTGCGGCGAAGCAGGGCAAACGACCCGCCCAATCCGAGCAGAACGAGGGTCGCCGGCTCGGGCACCTCGATGAGGTAGTTCTGGTTGCCGTTGTGCGTGATCACAAGCAGGTCCGCCTTGGCCCCGCCGCCGGTCAGCTCGTGCAGCCACTTGTTGGCGGTTGCCACATCGAGGTTGCCGGCAGCGAAGCCGCCGTAGCCGGGCGTGCCGTCTACGGTGACATCCCAACCGGCGGGCGTGTCCGGCAGCTTCTCGTAGATGATCTCCCACACCGCCGCGGCAAAGACGGCGGCCATGCTGTTCTGCTGTTCGGTGTAGGGACCGCCGCTGGCCCAGGCCGGATCGTAATGCTTGGCCCACAGCTCGCGGAGGTAGTTGCCCTTGGCGGTGCCGAGGATCTCGCCGGTATAACTGTTGTACACGTCGTCGGGCATGCCCACATCGTATGTCACGGTCGTCTGCGGCGCCGGCTCGTGCAACTCGATGCAGAAACCGGGAATCCAGCCGTTGGACCAGGTGTCGCCGATGCCGGTGCTGTTGGTCTTATGGAGCATGTACACGCCGGCGGCCACGACGTCCCCTGCGTATCCGCCGCCCGTGAAGATGATACTGTCGTAGGCGCCGAAGCCGTCGTGCACAGCATCCACCGTGTCGGCCCGCAGCAGCGGTGCGGTCGAGAACAGCAGGGCCGCGATAAGGACTGCCAGCAGATGTCTTGATGCGTTCACGGGTCTCATGTCACCCTACCCCCCAGTGCCGGCACGGTCCGCGCTGCGCGCGGTCGCTGGCACCGACGTCTGCGTTCGATCCGGCTCGTTCGCGGGCCTGACGGCGTGTCACGGTCGGGGAGTTGTCGCTGCCGGTCGAACCGACAGCATCGACGTTGAACGTGGGACCTGCGCTTGTGGCATCGGTCCTGCAACCCCCCGGTCGCACACGGCCTTGTGGAAGCACCCTTGCGAATGCACCCGGACCGTCGAACGAAACTGCCAAACCTACCTACCTTGAGTGCCCAAGAAGGAAAGCGATGAGCACCCCCCATTTCGAGTGGATCGCTCCGTGGAACGATCTACAGGGCTTAGTCTATCGTATTTCAGACCCGATGTCAAGAGAATTGGGGCGAATCCGGGGGCCGAGGTCTACTTTCCGGCAGGGTTGTCCCCGCTTTCGCCGCCAAGGCCGTCATTATCGGGTGGGTCCGCCATTTTCCCGTGGCTTGTCCCGCCGCGACTTCTTCCGGCACGGTGCCGCCGGCTGAGGCTATGGGACGTTGGGCAGCACGATTTGAAGGCGGCAAACGCTGACGCCGTGCGTGCTTCACGATCGCGCGAGGCAGTAGGGGGCATTGTGGATAACGTGTGGACAAGTTGGCTGCCGAAGCCTCGCTCTCTGTCCGCGCCCGTCCGTGTGCTGCAACTGGTGTGCCCGATCGACCGTGGTTTGGGCCTCCGACCACGACGATGTTCCATCGGTGTCTCATAACGCCTGTATTTACAGGGTGTTGCGAGCGGCTCGGGCCGCCTTCGGGAAAAGGGCCCCGGCGGTCTTGTCCCAAAGGCCCGGTCTTATCAGGGGTTTGTCCAACCTGGGCAAGCTCTGCGGCCGATGCGCCTTTCGGTGGATAAACCGTAGAAAAGTCCCCTGGAACGCCTGCGGAGAGGCCGAAACAGCCCCATGAGCCGGGTTGGCGCAGAGTTCCCTGGCATCCGGGTCCAGCGGGGGTATAATGGCGGGGAACGTCGGTGGTGTCAAATCGCCATCGGCCAGGAGATTCCTATGGCAGGCGTGGGAAATCAAACCGTATTGGCTCTCCTCTTACTGGGCGTTGTGCTGTATCCGGGCTGCTCGCGACAGGCCCGGGCGCCTGCACGACGGGCGGATCGTCTGGTCTGGACGGCACCCGACTGGGGTCCGCAGACCGACGGTGTGCAGTGCCGGCTGCGTCCCACCAAGCGGCTCTGGCAAACCGGCGAGACGCCGACCTTCAAGCTCGATCTGCGCAATCAGGGCAAGCGTCTGTTTGCGTTCGATGCGTGCGAGCCGATTCAACCCGATCGCGTCGCGGTCGACGGCCGCTGGTATTACCGACGGCGAGATGAGACGCGCCAGGCGAAGGTCCGCCCGCTGGCGCCCGGCGTTGAACTTGCCGATCTGGTGCTGATTGTCCCCGCGTCGATGGCGTTGCCGCTCGGCCCGGGTCGTCATACGATCCAGATCGCACTGGACCTCGAAGACCTCACTGTGCTGAGCAACCCGGTCGGTATCGAGATCGCCGATCCACCCGCAAGAGACGCGGCCGGCGACGGATAGCGGCACGGGGTTTCCGCCGGGGCAGGCCTCGAAATCCATCTCTCGATTACTGCACGCTTGACCGGCCCACCGGGTAGGCTTGCGTGTCGCCGGTCTTGGGTGTTGCGCCCGTGATCGAATTGACGACGCTGACGCTCGTGGGGCTGACGACCGCTTCGAGCAAGGCTGCGCTGTCCACCGTCACGGGTCCGGCGATCAACTCCGGCACACTATAGACATGGTAGCAGGATGCATAGGAAGACGGACGCCTTTGGGGCAAGACAAAGGGTTTGCAGGTCTTTCCGCCTTCGTCCACGTAGCTGATGAACGGCCGCGTGAACAGGCCTCCCTGTCGTTTGCTGCTGAATACGATCCACCGGCTGTTGCTCGACCAACTGTGCCAGGACTCGGCATAGTCGCTGTTGGTGGAGGTCTTCCAGTACGTGCCGCTGCTGAGGTCCATCATGTACAGGTCGCTGGTGGGCTGATACACCGGGAAGCAGCCGTACCGGCTCATGCAGAACAGCAGAAATCGGCCGTCGGGTGAGACGCGAGGCAACAGGATGCTCAGGCCGGTGTCCTTGGCGCTCAGCACCGTCTCCAACGCGCCCCAGGTGTCCGTCTCGACGTCGTAGCCGATTCGCATCAGGTCGTATTGCACCTCGTCGTATCGCCTGGGCGGCACCGTCTCCATATCGGTCCATAACAGCGGTGCGCTGCAGAAGTAGAGATACCTGCCCTCCGGCGTCCAGGCGGGATAGGTCTCCAGCCGCGCCTTGTCCGACAGGGCCGGGGTCGTCCTGGTCTCGTTCTTCTCGACGTCGTGATAGACGATGAGCGAGTCGAGGTCCACGACGTCGTGGATCTCCTTCTGGGCCGTGTGAAAGAACTGCCTGACGTCGTTGATGGAATAGGTGACGATCCGGCCGCTCGGGTGCCATGCGGTGTACCCGAACTTGGCGCCGATCTTCTCGACGCGGCCATCATGGGCATAGACGGTGGCGCTGGGAAACGTAGTGCTGCGAATCCCGATCAGCATCCGGTCGGGACGGTTGCCTGCGAAGCTGTGGCAATTGGCGCAGCCGTTCCCATAGGAGCGGGTGTCGAGCAGGACTTCCTCGTCGAAGCTCTCGATATTTCGCTGGCGGATCTGCATCGGTTTGGGAAAGTACGACGAAGGCGTCATGAAGCGGTAGACCAGATGCGAATCAATCGTCTCTTCCGCGATCCTATTCGTGATGGTCTCGTACCGGTTCCATTGGCCGTCCTCGGTCTTCACATAAACGTCGACTGAAAGCTCCCCGCCGGCATTCGCGGCCAGCAGATCCTTCCATCTCTTCTCAGGGATAACGATTTCCCCCGTCCTGGTGACGACTTCGGTCGGTTCTCCGGAGGCCGAATAGATTTTCACCACATATCTTTCGCCGGGCTCGTCGATTGTGAAATTCAACGGGGCCACGTTCGGCGGGATGACGATGCCCGCATAGTCCGGCGTGATCCTGGGCCGTCGCGCCACCGCCACGGGCGATTCGGGGCCCTCGTTGTCGCACGAGCCCACGAGCACCGCCGTCGCGAGGGTCGATAGGACAAGAAAGGTTGTCAGCAATCCATGCAGCTTCATTCCGACGTATCCACGCTCATTGCGCTTCTTTGCCGCGCGCCTCTTTCTTTCCGAATGTCAATGGGCCAGTCGAACCAGCGACAGGTTGTCGAGATACACGTCTGCGGTATCGGCGCCCACATTCACCTCGATGCATGCGTCCAGATCGGTCTGCCCGTCCATCACGAAGGTATGAGTGAAATGCTTCATGATCAGGCTCTGGCGCGATGTGGGCAGATACACGGGCCCCATCTTACTGTAGTCCCAGAAGGAGCCAACGTTTTTCTTGTTGACCTTGATCTCGATCAGCCGGGGCGTCATGGCTCCTGCCTGGAATTCCAGAGCATAGGTTTCTCCCCGAACCAGCTTGAGGCCGCCCTGCACCAGCCGGATGCTCTGGGTGTCATATCCTCCGGCTTGGATCGCCACACGGGCCCGCCCGTCCTCAACGTCCCATTCCGCCTCGGCGGAACTGCTGTGGCTCAGCGTCCATTCCGTTCGGCCCTGGGAGAAATCCCCGTTGCGGATCATGTTCTCTCCCGGCTCGTTGGGGTCGTACAGATAGGCGACGATGCTCTCTTCGTTGGAGAACGCGCTTTCGTTGCCGCCGACGTCCACCGCTGTTACCCGAAAGTAGTACCGGCGGTCGTTCTCCAGATCCCGCAGGTGCAGCAGGGTCTGCGCAGTGGTTGCGATCAAGGTCTCCGGCTCAGGATCGAGACCTCCGTATACGCGATAATAGGCCGTATTCAGATCGCCGAACTTGTTGAACAGCAGCGTCATCTTGTCGAAATTCGGCTCGACGACCAGATAGGGCTCTTCCACCACGCCCGTCCACGGGAAACGGAAGATGCGGTAGGCCCCGCCTTCTCTGTTGACGAAATCCATCTCGAACTCGATCTGGCCGTCTGCATTCACCTCCGTCACCTTGGGATACTCGGCCAGGACGAAGTTGATCAGGGTATTGCCGTTGGGCAGACGCTGGGCGTTGCCTTGGTGGTACGTGTACCGGTCGGGAGCCGCGCGATATTCCCACACCAGGGTGGCGGTCATTGCGTTCGGATCGAGTTCGTATTCCACCGCCCGCGAGACCGGAGGATCGTGGTTGTTGCCGTTGTCGAACAGGGTGTAGCGACCAGGACCTACGACGCGGATGTCGTGCTGGGCCCAGAAGCCGTTCAACGGATCGTTCACAAAGGAAAAGTCGCTGTCAGGTCCGCCGAGCCGCCAGAGGACCTCTCCGGTTCGACGATGGATCTTGGTCACCTCGCTGAGGTGGCGGCTCGAAACGAGGATATGCCCGTCCTCGTCGACATCGATGGCGTTCAGGTGCGCGACGCGCACGCTGGGACTGCGCACGTCTTCGACGTGTGCCGGTCCGATGCCGGCTACGTGGAAATTCTCCCAGGAGCGCCACTGGAAGATCAATTCATCGGCGGCGGTGAACTCCTGGATGCAGGTTTCGTGGACGACCGCGTTGGGATGGCCGCCTTCGACGACCCGGCCCATATCGACGTTGCGGATCACCCGCAGACCCAACAGCAGGTAGCTTCCATCTTCGAGAACGAGCAGTTCGTGGCTGTCGGTCTCATATCCGTTGGTAGCACGGAAGTCCTTGACCCATTTGAAGTTCTGATCGTACCCCTTGTGTTGGGTCTCGGTGATCATGCCGTTTCTCTGGACCTTCAGATCGTGGGCGGCCTTG encodes:
- a CDS encoding PEP-CTERM sorting domain-containing protein (PEP-CTERM proteins occur, often in large numbers, in the proteomes of bacteria that also encode an exosortase, a predicted intramembrane cysteine proteinase. The presence of a PEP-CTERM domain at a protein's C-terminus predicts cleavage within the sorting domain, followed by covalent anchoring to some some component of the (usually Gram-negative) cell surface. Many PEP-CTERM proteins exhibit an unusual sequence composition that includes large numbers of potential glycosylation sites. Expression of one such protein has been shown restore the ability of a bacterium to form floc, a type of biofilm.) produces the protein MNASRHLLAVLIAALLFSTAPLLRADTVDAVHDGFGAYDSIIFTGGGYAGDVVAAGVYMLHKTNSTGIGDTWSNGWIPGFCIELHEPAPQTTVTYDVGMPDDVYNSYTGEILGTAKGNYLRELWAKHYDPAWASGGPYTEQQNSMAAVFAAAVWEIIYEKLPDTPAGWDVTVDGTPGYGGFAAGNLDVATANKWLHELTGGGAKADLLVITHNGNQNYLIEVPEPATLVLLGLGGSFALLRRRRRATT
- a CDS encoding TolB family protein; translated protein: MKLHGLLTTFLVLSTLATAVLVGSCDNEGPESPVAVARRPRITPDYAGIVIPPNVAPLNFTIDEPGERYVVKIYSASGEPTEVVTRTGEIVIPEKRWKDLLAANAGGELSVDVYVKTEDGQWNRYETITNRIAEETIDSHLVYRFMTPSSYFPKPMQIRQRNIESFDEEVLLDTRSYGNGCANCHSFAGNRPDRMLIGIRSTTFPSATVYAHDGRVEKIGAKFGYTAWHPSGRIVTYSINDVRQFFHTAQKEIHDVVDLDSLIVYHDVEKNETRTTPALSDKARLETYPAWTPEGRYLYFCSAPLLWTDMETVPPRRYDEVQYDLMRIGYDVETDTWGALETVLSAKDTGLSILLPRVSPDGRFLLFCMSRYGCFPVYQPTSDLYMMDLSSGTYWKTSTNSDYAESWHSWSSNSRWIVFSSKRQGGLFTRPFISYVDEGGKTCKPFVLPQRRPSSYASCYHVYSVPELIAGPVTVDSAALLEAVVSPTSVSVVNSITGATPKTGDTQAYPVGRSSVQ
- a CDS encoding aryl-sulfate sulfotransferase, which produces MGQSAVVTDHAAVCRYGYQYLDPRPESEYVAPQTRLLIRFENTSPADLANLSSFVQVVGEKSGLHSGTTTVATDGRTVVFQPAASFVAGEAVDVSLVPLGSWFPAAPIEPIAYRFYVLRPATPTTSNVNRSVALNAAERTIVPALAPSEPVPGRPVIMANGVSVPSDFPHVSITTNRNPAEGYIFIEYNQIPQCALILDNGGAPVWYRRGKAAHDLKVQRNGMITETQHKGYDQNFKWVKDFRATNGYETDSHELLVLEDGSYLLLGLRVIRNVDMGRVVEGGHPNAVVHETCIQEFTAADELIFQWRSWENFHVAGIGPAHVEDVRSPSVRVAHLNAIDVDEDGHILVSSRHLSEVTKIHRRTGEVLWRLGGPDSDFSFVNDPLNGFWAQHDIRVVGPGRYTLFDNGNNHDPPVSRAVEYELDPNAMTATLVWEYRAAPDRYTYHQGNAQRLPNGNTLINFVLAEYPKVTEVNADGQIEFEMDFVNREGGAYRIFRFPWTGVVEEPYLVVEPNFDKMTLLFNKFGDLNTAYYRVYGGLDPEPETLIATTAQTLLHLRDLENDRRYYFRVTAVDVGGNESAFSNEESIVAYLYDPNEPGENMIRNGDFSQGRTEWTLSHSSSAEAEWDVEDGRARVAIQAGGYDTQSIRLVQGGLKLVRGETYALEFQAGAMTPRLIEIKVNKKNVGSFWDYSKMGPVYLPTSRQSLIMKHFTHTFVMDGQTDLDACIEVNVGADTADVYLDNLSLVRLAH